The Lysinibacter cavernae genome includes a window with the following:
- a CDS encoding F0F1 ATP synthase subunit delta, which yields MGSASREALAAAQSVLNAQSSSLTAEVGVQLLDAARTLNSHSALRAAIGNPIADAAAKNAVVDRVFSGSVAPAALALLKTVADSRWSEPADVVDALEDLGIRTLAITAPAGLAIDDELLAVNAAVSSNAELELALGSTLGVADAKAALAQRLLAGKASSATQAIVTHLVSVPRGRRIGELLTEAAKTVADQSGLTLATVTSAHDLDAARVDRLQKSLSSSYDRPVKINVIVDPSLIGGLHIQIGDDVIDGSVSARLSELRRQLAS from the coding sequence ATGGGTAGTGCATCCAGAGAAGCCCTCGCCGCAGCGCAGTCTGTGCTCAACGCACAGTCCAGTTCGCTCACGGCAGAGGTTGGCGTGCAGCTGCTTGACGCAGCTCGCACGCTGAATTCACACTCGGCCCTGCGTGCGGCAATCGGAAACCCGATTGCCGACGCGGCAGCCAAAAACGCCGTGGTCGACCGAGTCTTTTCTGGCTCGGTTGCCCCGGCGGCGCTTGCGCTGCTCAAGACCGTGGCTGACAGCCGTTGGTCAGAGCCAGCCGATGTTGTCGACGCGCTCGAAGACCTCGGCATCCGCACGCTTGCGATCACGGCACCTGCCGGCCTCGCAATCGACGACGAATTGCTTGCTGTCAACGCAGCGGTATCGTCCAACGCGGAGCTTGAGCTTGCGCTCGGAAGCACCCTCGGTGTCGCCGACGCAAAAGCTGCTCTCGCGCAGCGTCTCCTTGCAGGCAAAGCCTCGTCAGCAACGCAGGCGATCGTCACCCACCTGGTGAGCGTTCCTCGCGGACGCCGCATCGGTGAGCTGCTCACCGAAGCAGCAAAAACGGTTGCTGACCAGTCAGGGCTCACCCTTGCAACGGTTACAAGCGCTCACGACCTTGACGCCGCTCGAGTAGACCGACTCCAGAAGTCGCTCTCTTCCTCGTACGACCGTCCGGTCAAGATCAACGTCATCGTTGATCCCTCACTCATCGGCGGACTGCACATTCAAATCGGTGACGATGTCATCGATGGGAGTGTCTCGGCTCGCCTCAGCGAACTACGACGTCAACTCGCAAGCTAG